The Euphorbia lathyris chromosome 4, ddEupLath1.1, whole genome shotgun sequence genomic interval CCAACTGTGCAGTAGCATATATACtatcaaataaaatatcaagATTACTGGAGTATATCTTGCTAGAAGGAGAGTATGTTCTTCAGGTACAATTATATTGTTTCTTCTTAGACAGCTACATAAAATTGTTGAAGTGAAAAAGTAATAATTTTCAAGTAAAACCAAGCCTCAAGGCACTGAGATGAACTCTTAAAATATCGTTCTTCCCCAAATCCAAAAAAGAATAAGAACACAATAACAGACCAAACTTGTGATTACAATGAATAACACAGGATGATTGTGATCGGATGCCCAAATGCAATGCAGAAAGAAAGAGGCAATCAGTGCGATATTTAACTATAGTGGATCTGCCACTACAACATAGCAGGTAAAAAATATGAAAGGAACAAAAGCAATATGCAGAGACTAGAGAGGTACAATCATATATGATGTTTTAAAGCGCACACCATACATCAAAACAAGATAAGTTGCACATCTTTTCTAAGAGCACTGGATATTGTGAAAACTTTTAAACATTACATACGTGAAATCCATGTGCCTCCTTCCAAGGCATGCAGAGGTGTTTTACCCACACAGTAACATATGGAAGCCCCAAAAACTACTTCACATTCAGCACTTTGTATCTTCATGTCAGTATGGGAGAGCAAGAGAGTTCAGATTTTATTTTGGTTGGTCCATTCAATTGATAGTACATTCAAACCCTTCTAACAAAGTCAACCATCCCACATACCCGGTAATTCAAAGTACAATAAAGATGAAGAATTTGCCACAAGTTATATTGATCTTCATACCTTTTCGAGTACATGCAGAAGCAAATTTTCACCAACAATACCAAACAAAGAAAGATTACAATCAGCGAACAGAAGCAAGAAAATTGTCTACTTACCCAAGCCTCCGTAGAACTCTTTTTCTAGCCTTGAGTTCATCCTTAAAAGCCAAAGCAGTGGATGAACGCATTGTCTTCTTGATTGACTTAAGCTTTGCTGTTATTTCTTGTTTCCGGTGTAAAACCTTAAGTTTTTGCTCAATAAGAGGGGATTTAGCAATTTTATGCTTCTCAAATAGGTTTTCTAGAGCCTCTATGCGACGGACTGCCTTCTTGTATGAGCTACTTTGGATCTGAAGGGCACGGTTTACAGGGCAATAATATTAGGGGAAATTGACCCCAAAAAAAGAGACAAGATGCATAGAGTAAATACCTTCATATCAACTTCAGGATCCAGAGGCAATCCAGTAGGATTTCTACATAGAAATTCTGAAACCTGCTTGAGGGTGTTCTCTCGAACTTCCAATGGTAAAAGATCTTTTGGCATGTACAAACGAGCACTACTCAGACTAGTAATCTGTCCAAGATGAAAGGTATAAAAACAATCTTGTTCAGCATGACGTGATCAAAGGCAGAGCAAATAACATAGAAAGCATGAAACATAAACTTTATGTTCCAGCTGAAGGGAATATTAACTCAATTGCATGAGCCATGGAAAAAGCAATCCAATTAGAAATACTTCTGTTAATTGGAGAATAACATTATGATTGGAACATACATCCTGATACACCGTCTTCCAGACAATTGCATCAACATTTATAGGGAGGCCAGAtcctaatttatacttaaatattaAACTAGGCGTGATGCATCGTTAGAGAAACTAAAAAGTACAAACAATCAAAGGCCACAAGAAAGTTGCTGCGACCTcaatgataaaaataaataagttgaaGGCTGAATGCAACCTACATGCATGCTTGTACATTCAGTCAAATAATAGATGAAAGTCCAATTTGTTCAGTTCACCATGTATCTCCTTTTGAAAGAATGTATGCCTAGCCAATCTCGACACAAAACAAGGTAAAGATAGTGGAGCTTACATCAGAAATAGACACGGATATAACAATAGGCTCCCCAGCCTCTTTCAGCGGGACAATATTGATGGTTTTTTTGGCTACTCCATCTCTGTTGATAGTACATCTTGTAAGAACATCCAGTGTGTAGTTTGAATCTTGAGGTTTTCTACTAGCATCATCTGGTCATGCATTGATTATATAAAACACAAGTTCTATGAGATTAAAGAAGTGAAAACTAAGCAAAAATTCTCACCTTCAGAAAAGCTTTTGACTCTCTCAAAATTGACTATCACTCCCCACGTTACATGGTCTTCAATGGAGATAGGCACCGAGTTTTCATCAGCAACCGTGCATTTGATGCAAAGCATTCTGCCGGGCTGTAGAAAGGGTAAGCAGTATTTTGGAGAAAACACAACATCACAAACATCCTTCTTCAAACTTTTGAACTGTTGAATCAGATCATAATAGTTCTTCAAactatcttcttcttcaattatCATTGAGTTTCTCAATTCTTCAAGGACTTTCACTTGCTTCTGCAAAAATTACAACGCCCACAAACTTATTCGTGCCCATTCTTAAATTCTAAGAGCATCATTAAAAATAGCGCAGAAATACAAGTGGCCGTAGTTGTTAAAGGCGTGCCTGAGGCGCACCTTAAGCAAGGCTCAAGGTAAATTCCCCTAGGCGAGTCAGAGTTTAAAAGGCTCTCGCCTTGTGCACCTCCCCTAGGCTTCAGAGGCTCTCATCAAGGCGCGCCTCAGTAACATTTAATGTTCTGATTAGGTTTTTTTAAACTGTTGCTTAATCTCAACCACTGATCCAATCTAATCTAAGTAAACCTAATTTTAACCCTTGATCTAATCTAAGAAAGTAAAAGTGTAAAACAAAACAAGAATGTGAAGAGGAGGAAATTGAAGATGAAAATGATAGTGGAGAGTTTGGAGAAGACGATATTAATTTTGAGGAATCTTGATGATTATTAGTGTTTTTTAGTTCTtttttattgacaatgactGCTTATTAGTTTATAAGCTTTAGTTAGGTACTTAGGTTAAGTATATGTCTCTATGAAATTAACTTggtgtttttgacatttaatattatgtttttatgtggttTCGTCTTGTTTGTGTGGTTATGTGTTTTTTGGTTCATCATGACTTATGTTTTAACTAGTAATAGAGTATTAGTGATATCAGTATCAAACATTGATATGTAGATTTTACTGAAAGTTTTAGTTAATAAGATAAAGTTGATCAAGGTTTGAATTTCAGATCTTTTTGTTAGAGGCCAAGACATCATACCAAATTAAACTCAAGCTTGGAAGTTATAGACATTCCCAGGAACTTCAGAAACCTCAAAATCAAGTTTACTAGAGCttacaggaaaaaaaaaatgcatactTATCTTTTAAAATCCCAACACTATGAACTATAAGCAGATATAAGAAACATTAGTGTCCTACTAAACTAAAGCATCTTATTTGTAAACCTGTTTCCTCATCTTAAGCAACTAAAAAGTAAAGGACCAACAATGAATTTCATACTTTTCACTTCTATAAAAACTTACCTCTAGATCAGGAATGGCACGATCAGCTTGGAACTGATAGAACGAATTCCGGAGCAAATTTTCAGGATCCCCATCTTCGGATCGCATCTGATTTAAAAGCATGTTGTAACTTAAATGGAAGGCGCTGAAAATAAGTGGAATTGTAAGTCAAGAAAAGCATTTCCGGATGGTAGTAGAAATGCCATCAATATCATACTACTAGAAGTGAAACTGATAAGTTTTTATTGCCAGTCATTCTTCCTTATATTTTTATCTATATATGACGTTCCAAAATTATAACTCGATATCCTGTAGGTTGGAACTAAGAGAGGCACAATTATTTATTTAACCTAGCAGTATTATAAATGCTTACATAACCTAGTATTAATTATTGATATAAACAACTTACTGGAAGTTAACATCAAGCAATTTACACAAAATATGACATGTCAAGTCAAGAATACCTATTCAAACTATCAGCACTTCCTTTAAGCATCATCTTAGCAGTAGAGGGCTCAAGCTTCTCATCCACCATCAAGATGCATATCCCCCTCTCATCAATCCCTCGACGACCTGCACGACCACTCATCTGAATGTATTCTCCACTTGAAATCCATCTGAACTTGTCTCCATCGAATTTACGGACATTGGTGAATACCACAGTTTTTGCAGGCATGTTCAAACCTATACTGAAGGTCTCAGTAGCAAACAGACACTAAAAGAACAACGTATCAATCATTTTAGTACAATGAAAAATTAGAAATGCAGGAAAGAAGGGTATTGAAGATAAAATAAGAACTTCAATTAACCAGCAATCTTTGTCATTGTAAAACATTCTACATCTGAACAGACAAATGTCTCTCAATATGCATTTATTAGTGTCACTATTCGCAAGTATTTACCcacatggattttttttttttttttagagtgcCAGCAGAAGCAGGCATTTGTTTAATGGCCCCCAAGAAGGCAAGAACATGGTGAGACAGGAAAAACTTCACACCTTTAGATAATGTGGAAAGAGCATAAGCATACATGACATCTTAAACAGTAAAACAACCATGGATGAGAGTTTCCCATGAACCAGAGCTAACAAAACAATGTGAAATACTAGCATCCTTTTGTATTACGGTGTAAAATGGAACAACTTTCATACAAATGATAAATTATGAGAATCTAACAGAGTTTAACAGCACATAAATGTCATCACAAGTTGCCCTCGCAAAAGAATATCAAAAAAATTGGCGAACAACCCAAATAGAAAAATTGCTGACCTTGATAAGCCCTTCTTGGAACAAAATCTCTATCACTTCTTTTAGAATGGGAAGCAAGCCAGAATGATGAACGCCTATTCCACGTTTTAAGAGGGGTAACATATTTGAAACCTGCAAAAGATAGCATcgaaggaaaaaaaaaggtcAATGTAACAAGCAACAACATATTAATATGTATATAGCATGGGTGGAAGTAAATAGGAGATGCAAGAGTAGAAAGGGTATACACACACTAACACTACAAAACATTCTCTTGAATTGGGCAAAAGCCGCATAATGCTAAAGCAGGAAAATGACCATAATGTGCCAAACCAACTCGAGAGCAAAGAGCAAAAGATTGAGACACTGAAAGATTCTAATTCAGCATAAGATCTCCATCCTTTATCAACAACAATTGCCAAACAAAAGCCCATACAAGTACTTGAATGGCCATTGACTGTCCAGAATTCTTGATAGATGAAATGTTTGAAAGAAATCATTCATTTTGAATTAATAAACTAAACAGATGAGGACTCTCATTCCTAGCTCCTTAACACTGGTTGCTACGATTATACATCTtaatgtcaaagaacctataCAGTATCACAGCCACTGAAATTGAACAAAAGAGCAAACAAATACAATAACTAAAATCATCTAAGTAAAAGCAAAGAAACTAAAAGTGCAATCATATATACCATATGAAGAAGTATACAATGTTATtatgatatttcaattcaggTTGCTCAATTTCAAAATTGTAGGTaggtcattttaaataaaaaccagaaaagaaagaaaaatagaacTCTTCCCCCCACATATGATCCAAAAACTGTAGTAACTTCCAACTGGTAAACAAAGCCATAATACTTTGCTTTTTCTAGCATCAGAGAAGTTAAGAAAATGAAATGTGATAAACCTCGTAATCCCTCAGTATTCAGATAATGATCATGCTAATGACTAAGATGGACAAATCCATGTATAACAGGGGGAAAATGTGCATCGTTAACAAGGAAAATTCACATAGCTTCCTAGTGACAATGTTTGGCACGCAGACCTTCCCATTATAAGTTAAAAAGTAAATCCCAATATTGGCACACTGAAAGGAAGAGGCAACCTGAGGTAGTTTCTTGTCATCATCTGAAAGCATGTCCATTGCACTCCAAAATATTGTTTCTATGTTCACTTTCTCATCATCATTGCTTAGATCCAACTTTGCCATCTGAAAAATCACACATAAAATCCAAAGCTTAAGTTAatttgtgaaaaaaataaaggatATATTCACTTTTTCTTTTAGTAAAAAGATATGGTGATCAAAGTCAAATGAAAGCCATTTGAGTTGTATAGAGTCCAGCAAATGCATTGATGTAGAATCATGGTTTTGCATCTAATGTAATGATACATAATAAACTAGCATGCCACAATCTCAAAATCACACCAACTGATGTTTGAATGATGGCTTATGCTAATGGTTTTGTGCTTGTCTCGAgcaaaaaaaaggtaaaaatttGACCCCCTGAACCACTCGCCTCCAAAAGCACCAAAAAAGATTATAAAGTGCCACTACCATCAGATTTTTTCAAGAGGAAAACACGGCAATATATTGGAGCTTACCTGCATGGCAAGAAATTCGCATTCTCTTTTGCTAAAGCTGAAAAGAATGACAGGATCATACTGGCGCTGAATTATCATTTTTACCATCTTAAAGATGTCACTTTCTTCACCAAGTTTGCCTACCACTAAACCCTTCTGCCACTTCGCACTGTCCCGTTTCTTCTCGCCTTCATTCTTAGGAACTAAGGCATTCAATGCTTTCTGAAAGCTGTCTTCTCGAAATTTAGCCTTTTCATCCACAACTAAGTATAAACCATCACCTCCAGCAGGGAAAATATAATGCTGAAGAGGTGTTGGTCTATAATCAGTGTAAACAATGTGACATGGTTGTTGGTGAACCTGAAATTAAACTAAATCGTCAAGCAAGGATATATTTCCATTAACAAAGTTAAGTGACTTGCAATCTGTTACATGGAAAAGGAAGGTCCAAGAGCCACAATAAGATGGTGCGCACATAAGTGGTGCCTAATACAATTCATAGAACATACTAACAACCTATTACAAGAGAGTAAAGAAAAGACATGAGAGGTCTTGAGCTGGGATGCTGTCTCAGCAGGTCCAAAACAACAACCTGATGGGACTGCTAATCCAAAGTCCAAACTAAGAGGAAAAATGAAAGGATGGAGCATGGACAAAGGAAAATAGCATTTCCTCTCCGTATCACCAGAATGGTTGGCTCTCAAGTTCAATTGTGAGAACCACTACATTACtttaaattttcaaaagttTGCAGTTCTCATTTTTTAGTATCTAAAGATAAAAGACCATGTTTCTTTTATCTTTTTCCACGGGAACATTCCCTCTTTTGCACTTTACTCTGCATATGCTCTTTGAAACACCATGCAATCAGGGCCGTACTTATTCAGAACTGCACATAAGTAAGAAAGCATCATCATTTCTCCAAAAAGATTCTGAACTGGTTACCAAGAATTGAGCAGCCACTTAACAGATGATCATCTGGAAAGAAAACGAACATGTCTATTCAGTTCTACTGCAACCTACTTATCTAAGATGATATATGATTGTCAATCATTTGTAGCTCACTGTTTCCCAGCTTGTTTATTCTAATTCCAGAAAGAAGATATTTGTATGTCCTCATGTAGGATCACATCCTCAAAAGAAGCAATCAGACTAAAAGATCACTGCATAATTCCAGAAGCTAAAAAACAACTACAATTTGCTTCAACTAAATGTAAAAAGAAAATCAAGTAAATCTGAACACCTTTGCCACCCAATCAGCAAATTCTTTTGCGTTAGGCACTGTAGCAGACAGGAAAACAAATCGGGAATTCTTTGGAGCCATTACAATGCTTTCTTCCCATACAACACCTCTTTCTCGATCACGCATATAGTGTACTTCATCAAAAATTATCCAAGCTACCTCACGAGTAATTTCAGATCCTCTGTACTGCATACTACGCCAGATTTCTGTGGTCATCACCTAAAAATGACACAGCATACTAGACTTTCAAACACAAGTGATACGCACTAATAGAAATGAaactgaatatatatatatataaagcaatCAAGCAATACGCACCAAGCAGGAAGCACTAGGATCAATAGTGACATCTCCAGTCATCAGACCCACATCTGAAAATTCTTCCTTGAACTCCCTATATTTTTGgttgctgagtgccttaatggGTGAAGTATATATGACTCGTTGCTGATTTTTCAGAGACATAGCAATAGCATACAATGCTACTACAGTTTTTCCAGCTGATGTATGAGCTGAAAcctgtaaataaataaagtagtACATATAAGAAGAAATGCTAAGATATTTCAAGTGTTTGTGCCAAATGTTCAATTGTTTCTTGATTTAAGATCAATTGCAAGCAAATTTTCAGGACGTATCTTATCCCTTCAGTGCAAGAAATTTTCCCTCCAAACAAATAATTCCTCTATAGCTCTAAAATCACCATTTagttttagaaaataaaagaaaacagcAATCCACTGATTGTGTATAAATTAAATTGATCAAACTGTGCTTGTTTTAATTCAAGAATTAATCTCCTTGTTCAAGTTTACTAGTATTATCCATTTGACAGCTCTAATATTGTGCTTTCCATTAAGCACCTAAGTCCCTAACTTGTATATTCTTTTCCATTTTGACAAAAGTTATTTCAGTTGTTATTTGTTATGAGATTGTTATAATGTCGCAGAAGCACGTTTTTCTTGTCTATAAATCTAAAAACTTCAGCTCCACTTAAACCAGTGCAAACACATGCTTCCTGACCCCATTTTCAGCATATTACCAGGTGCATAGGACATGTCATATCAATATCTTGAAATGTAGGTATAAGTAGGCACACTTACCATGACAGACTCCCCATTGTCAAGGCACTTGATAGATTCAGACTGAAAAGGATCAAGAGTAAATGGGAACTCTTTTGCAGGCTTTGATTCCTTTCTATCTGAAGAGTCGGCGGTAGGAGGTTGTACATAACCTTCTGGATAGGATACATCATGAACACAAGTTACTGAATCTTTAGCAGTAACAAAACCATTATCTCTCTGCTGCTTCTGTGGAGGGAGATTGTTCCCAGATGGGTCCTCAATCGACTTTCTCTTCACTGAGGCCATTAACCACTTCCCTTCAATGAATAAATTCAcgagaaaataaattaaaggagCTTGAAAAAAGAGAGAACCTTAACTAAAGTATTGGAAAAGAATAGAACTTTTCGCATTAACAGCTTG includes:
- the LOC136226153 gene encoding DExH-box ATP-dependent RNA helicase DExH9 translates to MASVKRKSIEDPSGNNLPPQKQQRDNGFVTAKDSVTCVHDVSYPEGYVQPPTADSSDRKESKPAKEFPFTLDPFQSESIKCLDNGESVMVSAHTSAGKTVVALYAIAMSLKNQQRVIYTSPIKALSNQKYREFKEEFSDVGLMTGDVTIDPSASCLVMTTEIWRSMQYRGSEITREVAWIIFDEVHYMRDRERGVVWEESIVMAPKNSRFVFLSATVPNAKEFADWVAKVHQQPCHIVYTDYRPTPLQHYIFPAGGDGLYLVVDEKAKFREDSFQKALNALVPKNEGEKKRDSAKWQKGLVVGKLGEESDIFKMVKMIIQRQYDPVILFSFSKRECEFLAMQMAKLDLSNDDEKVNIETIFWSAMDMLSDDDKKLPQVSNMLPLLKRGIGVHHSGLLPILKEVIEILFQEGLIKCLFATETFSIGLNMPAKTVVFTNVRKFDGDKFRWISSGEYIQMSGRAGRRGIDERGICILMVDEKLEPSTAKMMLKGSADSLNSAFHLSYNMLLNQMRSEDGDPENLLRNSFYQFQADRAIPDLEKQVKVLEELRNSMIIEEEDSLKNYYDLIQQFKSLKKDVCDVVFSPKYCLPFLQPGRMLCIKCTVADENSVPISIEDHVTWGVIVNFERVKSFSEDDASRKPQDSNYTLDVLTRCTINRDGVAKKTINIVPLKEAGEPIVISVSISDITSLSSARLYMPKDLLPLEVRENTLKQVSEFLCRNPTGLPLDPEVDMKIQSSSYKKAVRRIEALENLFEKHKIAKSPLIEQKLKVLHRKQEITAKLKSIKKTMRSSTALAFKDELKARKRVLRRLGYATRDDVVELKGKVAAEISSADELTLTELMFNGVFKDIKVEEMVSLLSCFVWQEKLQDAAKPREELDLLFTQLQDTARRVAKLQLECKVQIDEESFVSSFRPDIMEAVYAWAKGSKFYEIMEFTQVFEGSLIRAIRRLEEVLQQLIQAAKSIGETELETKFEEAVSKIKRDIVFAASLYL